One stretch of Nocardia mangyaensis DNA includes these proteins:
- a CDS encoding dipeptidase translates to MPPRLWEQHCCLPLRQTARIAELARYPLGSYLSVNVGYSAQNTADSLALLHQFRDEAAVDPRFRLVESLADVGRDDVIALAFDLEDSAPLGGDLDTVELFHRLGVRSLLPTYNHANAAGCGCLDAHDTGLTGYGKDLVRKLNEVGVFADGSHCSRRTGLDIATHTAVPMIYSHSNFAALWEHPRNITDDQARACAATGGVIGINGVGIFLGHNDPDDHQGRLTAMADHLRYGVDLVGIDHIGIGSDYSFDGEEFNDEIRDNPAAFSDSYTRWGPLQWVSPEELLGARGLDDLLATRGFTPGERAALFHGNFARVAQQVWRTPERAR, encoded by the coding sequence GTGCCGCCACGGCTGTGGGAACAGCACTGCTGTCTGCCGCTGCGCCAGACGGCGCGGATCGCGGAACTTGCCAGGTACCCGCTCGGGTCCTACCTGTCGGTGAACGTCGGCTACTCGGCGCAGAACACCGCGGATTCGCTGGCGCTGCTGCACCAGTTCCGGGACGAGGCGGCGGTCGATCCGCGGTTCCGGTTGGTCGAGTCCCTCGCCGATGTCGGCCGCGACGATGTCATCGCCCTGGCCTTCGACCTGGAGGATTCCGCGCCGCTCGGCGGCGATCTCGACACTGTCGAGCTGTTCCACCGGCTCGGCGTCCGCTCGCTGCTGCCCACCTACAACCACGCCAACGCGGCGGGCTGTGGATGCCTGGACGCGCACGACACCGGCCTCACCGGCTACGGAAAAGACTTGGTGCGCAAGCTCAACGAGGTGGGGGTGTTCGCCGACGGCTCGCACTGCTCGCGCCGCACCGGCCTCGACATCGCCACCCACACCGCGGTTCCGATGATCTACAGCCACTCCAATTTCGCCGCGCTGTGGGAGCATCCGCGCAACATCACCGATGACCAAGCGCGGGCGTGCGCCGCGACCGGCGGTGTCATCGGTATCAACGGCGTCGGAATCTTCCTGGGCCACAACGACCCCGACGACCATCAGGGCCGTCTCACCGCCATGGCCGACCACCTTCGCTACGGTGTCGACCTGGTCGGCATCGACCACATCGGCATCGGCTCGGACTACTCCTTCGACGGCGAGGAATTCAACGACGAGATCCGCGACAACCCCGCGGCGTTCTCCGACTCCTACACCCGATGGGGCCCACTCCAATGGGTCTCGCCCGAAGAACTACTGGGCGCCCGTGGACTGGACGACCTCCTCGCCACCCGGGGCTTCACCCCCGGCGAACGCGCCGCCCTCTTCCACGGCAACTTCGCTCGCGTCGCGCAGCAGGTCTGGCGCACCCCGGAAAGGGCCCGGTGA
- the lpdA gene encoding dihydrolipoyl dehydrogenase: MTSHYDVVVLGAGPGGYVAAIRAAQLGLRTAIVEQKYWGGVCLNVGCIPSKALLRNAELAHIFHKEAKTFGISGEVSFDFGAAFDRSRKVADGRVKGVHFLMKKNKIDEFDGLGTFTGPNSLDVARTKGGVETITFDNAIIATGTTTKLLPGTQLSDNVVTYEEQILTRDLPGSILIVGAGAIGMEFAYVLKNYGVDVRIVEFLDRALPNEDIDVSKEITKQYKKLGITITTGAAVQTIDDDGSKVTVQIKDNASGAVETVTVDKVLQAVGFAPRVEGYGLETTGVALTNRGAIEIDEYMRTTVPHIYAIGDVTAKLQLAHVAEAQGVVAAETIGGAETLTLGDYRMMPRATFCQPQVASFGLTEQQARDEGYDVKVATFPFTANGKAHGLADPTGFVKLIADKTHGELLGGHLIGPDVSELLPELTLAQKWDLTVNELARNVHTHPTLSEALQEAIHGLAGHMINF; encoded by the coding sequence GTGACTTCCCACTACGATGTCGTCGTTCTCGGCGCTGGTCCCGGCGGATATGTCGCCGCGATCCGCGCCGCTCAACTCGGCCTGCGAACAGCGATTGTCGAGCAGAAATACTGGGGTGGCGTGTGCCTGAACGTGGGCTGCATCCCGTCCAAGGCACTGCTGCGCAACGCCGAACTGGCCCATATCTTCCACAAGGAAGCCAAGACCTTCGGCATCTCCGGTGAGGTCAGCTTCGATTTCGGCGCGGCGTTCGACCGCAGCCGCAAGGTGGCGGACGGGCGCGTCAAAGGCGTGCACTTCCTGATGAAGAAGAACAAGATCGACGAGTTCGACGGCCTCGGCACCTTCACCGGCCCGAACTCCCTCGATGTGGCCCGCACCAAGGGCGGCGTGGAGACGATCACGTTCGACAACGCCATCATCGCCACCGGCACCACCACCAAGCTGCTGCCGGGCACCCAGCTCTCCGACAATGTCGTGACCTACGAGGAGCAGATCCTCACTCGCGACCTGCCCGGCTCGATCCTCATCGTCGGCGCGGGCGCGATCGGCATGGAGTTCGCCTACGTCCTCAAGAACTACGGCGTCGACGTGCGGATCGTGGAATTCCTCGACCGCGCGCTACCCAATGAGGACATCGACGTCTCCAAGGAGATCACCAAGCAGTACAAGAAGCTCGGCATCACCATCACCACCGGTGCGGCCGTGCAGACCATCGACGACGACGGCTCCAAGGTCACCGTCCAGATCAAGGACAACGCCTCCGGCGCGGTCGAGACCGTCACCGTCGACAAGGTGCTGCAGGCCGTCGGCTTCGCGCCCCGCGTCGAGGGCTACGGCCTGGAGACCACCGGTGTCGCCCTCACCAACCGCGGCGCCATCGAGATCGACGAGTACATGCGCACCACCGTGCCGCACATCTACGCCATCGGTGACGTCACCGCCAAGCTGCAGTTGGCGCACGTCGCCGAGGCCCAGGGTGTGGTCGCGGCCGAGACCATCGGCGGCGCGGAGACGCTGACGCTCGGTGACTACCGGATGATGCCGCGGGCCACGTTCTGTCAGCCGCAGGTCGCGAGCTTCGGTCTCACCGAGCAGCAGGCTCGCGACGAGGGCTATGACGTGAAGGTCGCGACCTTCCCGTTCACCGCCAACGGCAAGGCGCACGGCCTGGCCGATCCGACCGGCTTCGTGAAGCTGATCGCGGACAAGACCCACGGTGAGCTCCTCGGTGGGCATCTGATCGGGCCTGATGTGTCCGAGCTGCTGCCGGAGCTGACGCTGGCGCAGAAGTGGGATCTGACGGTGAACGAGCTGGCTCGGAATGTGCACACGCATCCGACGTTGAGCGAAGCGCTGCAGGAGGCCATCCATGGCCTTGCTGGGCACATGATCAACTTCTGA
- a CDS encoding AMIN-like domain-containing (lipo)protein, producing the protein MRRFLIFLASLATCASLSTLPAAATPSSCGNSWGSLDKLASDYAPATVGDVRAGRHHCFDRLVVDLTGPAGGYRVAYTDRVTQDGSGDPVPLRGGAFLHVMVQAPAYDEDGNSTYRPADRTELVDMRGYQTFRQASWAGSFEGQSGLGLGVRARLPFRVMTLDGPGAGSRVVIDVAHHW; encoded by the coding sequence GTGCGTCGCTTCCTCATATTCCTGGCCTCCCTCGCGACCTGTGCGAGCCTGTCGACCCTGCCCGCCGCGGCCACCCCGTCCTCCTGCGGGAACAGCTGGGGCTCGCTGGACAAGCTCGCCTCGGACTATGCCCCGGCCACCGTGGGCGATGTCCGCGCGGGCCGCCACCACTGCTTCGACCGGCTCGTCGTCGACCTCACCGGTCCGGCGGGCGGCTACCGGGTGGCCTACACCGACCGGGTCACCCAGGACGGTTCCGGTGACCCGGTCCCGCTGCGCGGTGGCGCGTTCCTGCACGTCATGGTCCAGGCCCCGGCCTATGACGAGGACGGCAACAGCACCTACCGCCCGGCCGACCGCACCGAACTCGTCGACATGCGCGGCTACCAGACCTTCCGGCAGGCATCCTGGGCCGGTTCGTTCGAAGGCCAGTCCGGCCTCGGCCTCGGCGTCCGCGCCCGGCTCCCGTTCCGGGTCATGACGCTCGACGGTCCCGGTGCGGGATCGCGCGTGGTGATCGACGTCGCCCACCACTGGTGA